A genomic window from Paenibacillus sp. FSL K6-0276 includes:
- a CDS encoding flagellar motor protein → MDITSIIGLVAGLAALIGGYLWEGGSLSGLLQLNAALIVFGGTFAAVMISFPASKLRSIPTALRMAFGSNPDRDVEKAEELISMATVARRGGVLMLEKQAEVHPDSFTREGLLLIVDGTDPEQVRQILELEMDAKELKHESYAKIFEAAGGYAPTMGIIGTVMGLIRVLGNLTDPSNLGTSIAVAFTATLYGVAIANLIFLPIASKIKSRSQSQLHSMEMLLVGILSLQNGDHPLLVRKKLNSFISDTDTNDRAETRGLL, encoded by the coding sequence ATGGATATTACCTCAATAATCGGCCTTGTGGCTGGACTGGCTGCGTTAATCGGCGGCTATCTCTGGGAAGGCGGAAGCCTGTCAGGACTGCTGCAGCTTAACGCAGCTTTAATTGTATTCGGGGGTACATTTGCCGCCGTTATGATCAGCTTCCCAGCATCTAAGTTGCGCTCCATTCCAACAGCACTACGCATGGCCTTCGGCAGCAACCCTGATCGTGATGTAGAGAAGGCAGAAGAACTCATCTCCATGGCAACAGTGGCCCGGCGCGGCGGCGTTTTAATGTTAGAAAAACAAGCTGAAGTACATCCAGATTCTTTTACACGTGAAGGTCTACTTCTTATTGTCGACGGCACAGATCCTGAGCAAGTTCGGCAGATTTTAGAATTAGAAATGGACGCTAAGGAATTGAAGCATGAGAGTTATGCTAAGATTTTTGAAGCCGCAGGTGGTTATGCCCCAACGATGGGAATTATCGGTACGGTGATGGGTCTCATTCGTGTGCTAGGTAATCTTACAGATCCGTCAAATCTAGGTACCTCTATCGCAGTTGCATTTACCGCAACACTGTATGGTGTCGCCATCGCCAATTTAATATTTTTACCCATCGCTTCCAAAATCAAATCCCGCAGTCAAAGCCAGCTACATAGTATGGAAATGCTGCTCGTCGGCATTCTTTCTCTGCAGAACGGGGATCATCCCCTGCTGGTGCGTAAAAAACTGAACTCATTCATCTCAGACACGGACACGAATGACCGCGCAGAAACTAGAGGTCTTCTATGA
- the uvrB gene encoding excinuclease ABC subunit UvrB translates to MSDIVVSTKTFELESEYTPQGDQPHAIEELLQGIRQGKKHQTLLGATGTGKTFTVAQVISKLNRPTLVIAHNKTLAAQLASEFKEFFPHNSVDYFVSYYDYYQPEAYIPSSDTYIEKDSSINEEIDKLRHSATSSLFERRDVIIVASVSCIYGLGSPMEYGSLLLSLRVGMEKPRNEMLSRLVDIQYQRNDINFVRGTFRVRGDVVEIFPASQGEHAIRVELFGDEIERITEIDVLTGELIGERDHVAIFPASHFVTKEETMRVAIVNIEKELEDRLTVLRDAGKLLEAQRLEQRTRYDIEMMKEVGFCSGIENYSGPLTFREPGATPYTLMDYFPDDMLIIIDESHVTLPQIRAMYNGDRARKTVLVEHGFRLPSALDNRPLQFEEFEEKVKQIVYVSATPGPYEMEHCDTMVQQIIRPTGLLDPIIEVRPTEGQIDDLISEIRDRVERDERVLVTTLTKKMSEDLTDYFKEIGIKVRYMHSDIKTLERMAILRDLRLGTFHVLVGINLLREGLDLPEVSLVAILDADKEGFLRSERSLIQTIGRAARNSEGRVIMYGDRITDSMEKAMSETSRRRAVQIAHNEKHGITPTTINKKVRDIIEATKVAESKADYLTGIGGKMNKKEKQSLMQRLEAEMKDAAKNLQFERAAELRDALLELRAE, encoded by the coding sequence ATGAGTGATATTGTCGTCAGTACGAAGACTTTTGAATTGGAGTCCGAGTATACACCCCAGGGCGATCAGCCTCATGCCATTGAGGAATTATTACAAGGCATCCGGCAGGGCAAGAAGCACCAGACGCTGCTGGGCGCGACGGGTACGGGAAAGACGTTTACCGTTGCACAAGTCATTTCCAAATTAAACCGCCCTACGCTAGTTATTGCGCACAACAAGACTTTGGCTGCTCAACTAGCAAGTGAGTTTAAGGAGTTTTTTCCGCATAATTCGGTAGACTATTTCGTCAGCTACTACGACTATTACCAACCAGAGGCGTATATTCCCTCCTCCGATACTTATATCGAGAAAGATTCCAGCATTAACGAAGAGATTGATAAACTGCGCCACTCCGCGACCAGCTCCTTGTTCGAACGTCGTGACGTTATTATTGTGGCGAGTGTGTCTTGTATTTACGGCCTCGGTTCGCCGATGGAATACGGAAGCTTGCTATTGTCATTGCGGGTTGGGATGGAGAAGCCGCGTAATGAGATGTTGAGTAGACTAGTGGATATCCAGTACCAGCGTAATGATATTAATTTCGTACGCGGAACCTTCCGTGTTCGTGGTGATGTGGTTGAGATTTTCCCAGCCTCTCAGGGAGAACATGCCATTCGGGTAGAATTGTTCGGCGATGAAATTGAGCGAATCACTGAGATTGATGTACTGACGGGTGAACTGATCGGGGAACGCGATCATGTCGCTATTTTTCCGGCGTCTCACTTTGTTACCAAGGAAGAAACGATGCGAGTGGCAATCGTCAACATTGAAAAAGAGCTGGAAGATCGCTTAACTGTGCTTCGTGACGCAGGAAAGCTTCTGGAAGCTCAGCGTCTGGAACAGCGGACACGTTATGATATTGAGATGATGAAGGAAGTGGGCTTCTGTTCGGGGATCGAGAACTATTCCGGACCGCTCACCTTCCGTGAGCCAGGAGCAACTCCTTATACATTAATGGATTATTTTCCGGATGATATGCTGATTATTATTGATGAGTCTCACGTAACTCTTCCACAGATTCGGGCGATGTATAACGGTGACCGGGCACGTAAGACGGTGTTGGTAGAGCATGGTTTCCGTCTACCGTCTGCGTTAGATAACCGTCCGCTACAGTTCGAAGAATTCGAAGAAAAAGTGAAGCAGATCGTATATGTTTCAGCTACTCCGGGGCCTTATGAAATGGAGCACTGCGACACCATGGTGCAGCAGATTATCCGGCCAACAGGTCTATTGGATCCTATCATTGAGGTTCGTCCTACAGAAGGACAGATCGATGATCTGATTAGCGAAATTCGTGACCGGGTTGAACGAGATGAACGTGTACTCGTAACAACGTTGACGAAGAAAATGTCAGAGGACCTGACGGATTACTTTAAGGAAATCGGGATTAAGGTTCGTTATATGCACTCCGATATTAAGACTCTTGAACGGATGGCGATCTTACGGGATCTTCGTCTCGGAACGTTCCATGTTCTAGTGGGGATTAACCTATTAAGAGAAGGTCTCGACTTACCGGAAGTATCGTTAGTGGCTATTCTCGATGCCGATAAAGAGGGTTTCCTTCGTTCCGAACGTTCGTTAATTCAGACGATTGGTCGTGCGGCCCGTAACTCTGAGGGGCGTGTAATCATGTATGGTGATCGGATCACCGATTCGATGGAAAAGGCGATGAGCGAAACATCGCGCCGTCGCGCCGTTCAGATCGCTCATAATGAGAAACACGGTATTACCCCAACCACCATTAACAAAAAGGTGCGTGACATTATCGAGGCAACTAAGGTTGCCGAGTCCAAAGCCGATTACCTCACGGGTATTGGTGGCAAAATGAATAAGAAAGAGAAACAAAGCCTGATGCAGCGTCTGGAAGCCGAGATGAAAGACGCCGCCAAGAACCTGCAATTCGAACGTGCGGCAGAGCTGCGTGATGCGTTGCTGGAGCTTCGGGCTGAGTAA